The nucleotide sequence tttagaattttagatagattaTAATcggggcgagatactctggaagtgAGTGTGAaagtggtgtttcgaatgggttcgccggtaagtgcttcaagttcttcgccaagaggtgtattcggttggtggaagggatcgccttcttcgggtttccatcggttaagtcgtttacgaacccatcagatgaattggggatggctgattgtttgatacattctggtgacactgctttcggagcttaggtgaatatccatgtcggaatagctgtcggaataactatcggaatagctatcgaaatccgagggactcgaactggtggagggattcatctagtacgatcagatgaaagatttttgataagaaatagattataggatgtagattagtaccctgcaatacataatttacatatgcatatataatactaaaattccataagttacggaggaatctacgaaagctgtcagacaaagtctacagtaacagatatgctaagatatgaattagcagatacactaagatacaaattttgtctatacactattcatgcaatcattgcagtaagatgtgtctagaataagaatgataagcaggtaatttcctaaggatgataagcagatgatttccgacacgaaataataagcaaaaattttgacatgcagacacggtcgaagtccagactcactaatgcatcatatcaactatcagttagacacactaatgcaagacctggttcgctaagactaccgctctgataccaactgaaaggacccgtcctaatccatccggacgaagtccgtatcgattataaacgattcacaatagttgattacattgcgaggtacttgacctatatatgatacattttacaaacattgcgttcgtttttgaaaagacaatatttcattacatcgaaagttgacggcatgcatactatttcataatatatctaactataattgactcaataataatcttgatgaagtcgacgactcgaatgcaacgtcttttgaaatatgtcatgaatgactccaagtaatatccctaaaatgagcaaatgcacagcggaagatttttttcgtacctgagaataaacatgctttaaagtgtcaaccaaaaggttggtgggttcattagtttaacataaataatcatttccatcattttaatagaccacaagatttgcatttctcataaatatacgtcccatgcatagagacaaaatatatcattcatatggattgaacacctggtaaccgacattcacaatatgcatataagaatatccccatcattctgagatcctccttcggacatgatataaatttcgaagtactaaagcatccggtactttggatggggcttgttgggcccgatagatctatctttagagttcacgtcaattagggtgtctgttccctaattgatagattaccagactaaaaaggggcatattcggtttaataatccatccatagaatatagtttcatttactcgtgtctatttcgtaaaacagttataaaagcagcgcatgtattctcagcccaaaaatataaagggtaaaaaggcaaatgaaactcacctaatgtattttgtagtaaaaatacatatgacgacattgaacaagtatagagttggcctcggattcacgaacctatatcatttatatatattaacacattataatataaatcaactaagtttatatatattttgttagtttttaggtttaatattcttatatataacttcattaatacttataatacttattatacgttatgatacttatttgatatttaattaaagtTACATCCataatattagttaaaaacaaaattttatgtaatattagtatactatatatatttttatataaatatcttttatttgtaaaattaataattcgtagtaatactagcttaaggataatgataatagtgatagtaataatagtaataaaaatgataattttctaaggatattgattttaataataataatgttgataataatgatattaataataattgtgatattaataatgttaatgatattaataataataataataataatacttttactaataataatactagtaatgaaaatgataatagtaataaatttCTACCTTAGAAGTATAAGCTTCCAAAAATAAAAAGGTCTCTGCCAAGACTCGAACTCTTGACCTCTCGCTCCATAACAACACCCTAAACCATGCTGCCATTTCGTTTTTTTTTACTTTAAGCTCGTCTGACTTATTTATAAATCGAATTAACTGGTTCCCTTTTTACCTTCATCTTCATAAAACCAATCTACCCAATACTAGATCACTACCCAAATGCCATTTATTGCCCAACAGGCTCAAACAATCACCACAGCCCagctttttaagaaaaaaaatacaTAAACAGTCGCCAACACCTAgtttcgaactcgtgacctctagtTCCCCAGACAACACTCTTAGCCACTCGAGCACCTTTGTTTTTCTGTCATATTCTCTGATTAAAAGTTATATAACCTGTATTTCTGTttaccttcatcttcatcatcatttatcatcaatcatcatcatccttactcgttatcattatcatacttatatcaacattatcataatcattatcatcatcatcatcatcctgagATCTCAACACCCATAATCTTCATCATAATGTACTCGTGATCTCCAGCTCAATGCTAACAGCCCAACTGCAACACTTAGACTATCTTGGCCCAATTGTGAAATAAAAGCCCAACCAAACTATTGTAgtccaaataaaaaaaaaaatctcgtTGCTGTTGAGTTATTCACAGGTTGTTCGATGGAAAGCTTGAAATACGGCAGccttaactaaaaaaaaaaaaaaactacggtGACCCACCTTCTATCCAAGTCTTCCACGTTCTTTTACTAGTCAAGTGGGTTGTTTAATATAATAGATGTCGGCCATAAAACTATAAATTGTCCTACCATTTTAATTGTTTATAAAGAAAGTTGATAACCatcaaataattataatacaatccAAATTATTAAAGTCATAAACTATAACCTGCTTCTCTCATATTTATATCATTACAATTCGAATAAGGAATATAATGATAGGTACCGTAGTAGTGACAGTAAGGTTGATCGATGATGATGTTGAAGGCAGTGGTATTCTAGTGGGTTTGGCTTACATACGATCAGAagaaacaaagaaaagaagaagaaacaaatatTGTGGTTGAGGTGATTTCGGTTGTGGTGATTGAAATGGGTTTTGGTTTTGATATTAAAGATGTTAGTTTAAATGGGTGTCTTCAAATGGTAGAGGTATCAATCGATGGTGATGGAAATGAAAGGGCGTAGTGGTGATGGAGGATTGTTTTAAGTTGGTTCTTGGATGAGGATGGTTTAAGATTTTTAGTGTGGTGGTTCAAATGAAAACAGAAAAATACTTCGGTTGGTTGTTATGGTGGTTTCGAAGAGATGGTGGTCAGATGGTGTTTAAACTTGTTGATAATGATATTTGATTGAAGATATTGGTGAGCTATGATGGGTGTCGGTGAGGTGGTTTGGACAAGATCAAAAGGAAGGCGGCAGTGGTTGTGTTGCTGATTGTTTCTTCAATTTATGTTTGTAAAGTAACATATAGCTGTTAATGGACTTAATACAGCTAATATGATTCAATCAACGTTTGTTTACTGGTTGGATTGGTACGACCCAAATAATCTTATCAGAATAAAACAATCGATCTTAACAGCTTTTGTCTGTTAATAAGACTAATGGGAATAATTCGTACCAAGTTGTAGATATAAAAAGATTTACAAAATAGTTTGATAAGGATGGTGAACTGTATACGTGATTTTCTGTATATTTAGGTATATACTCGTAATTGTATGTATATGCGTATTTAGCTGTACGTATGTATATGTATCAGTATTTGTACAGGTATAGATATCTGGTTATAAGCtgtatatttacatttattaataataattatattaatactaataataattacctaaataataataagatttataatattgataataatataaaaataaaaatatattaataataataataaatataatactattagtaaaattaataattCAATAAGTTTAATAGTGATGaaacatgataacaataatatttttaataatgtgattaataacactacttataataatattaaaaatataattattaatttttaatattagtattaataataataatgaagtaatgatattaatgttaACATAACATTTATATATAACTTGTAACTACATATACCATataaactttatatttatatattatttatttatactaataatatatctaacactgattttgatgataatgataataaaaatattaatattattgatggtactaataattattatattttttttattttatatagttaattctaatataatatatttcgaatttttatttatatatatcagtgttgtaaaagtcggccgacttggtcgacgcgtcggccgatgcgtcgtttttttgggttctccgtctcgttttttctgaaaacgactcaaatgacggtcaaagctaaaagttcggtcaaagtctgtcaaagccgGTCAAAGTTGGTTAAAAacagtcaaaatcagtcaaattttcgtcaagatgtgatatgttttaaaattagggtttgttttcattttttgggccgctcttttctctgtgtccttactgattatgtactcggtaacattaattgagtttgaagtttgattgtatttaaattcaagttcctatttaagaaatttatgatacagaatcaactattttatacatatataaatatatatttaagaaattattaataaagtcaacgttggtcaacgatcgatgcgtccccgacgcgtcaCCGACTCAGCTgatgcgtcctttttaggtctcgaccgatgcgtccccgactcgcgacttttacaaccttgatatatatacatatatttaaatatatacgtatctatttacaagtaatggttcgtgaatcgtcgagagcagtcgaaggtcaattgaatatataaacatatttccaaaattttcgagactcaacatcacatacttttcttatcatgtcgaaatcatataaagattaggtttaaatttggtcgaaaattcccgggtcatcacacaacaaAACCTAATACAACATAAGTGATGTAtggaggaggtgagatgtagacaatgttttccctatcctagaataaagacaagtcatttcttcacccagcgtgaaaacactctcaaaagtagagaaagtcatcccctcTCTATTcgtcggatagagagattgcttccgaatagACCTCCGGCTAATAAATAGGAAaaagttaaaaaataaaaataaaattacattaaaaataaaattgagatgcTAAATTTCTATGGGTTTTAAATTCTAAATGAAATTTAATTTAAGCTCTAAGAATCAGTTAATCGCTAATAAATGAACGCTTGCTGTCGAATCAATAACTAGAGCCATTCCACTAAGAGAACAAaggaccaatttttttttttttttttttaattagaatTAGTACTTTTAGTagatatggtaatggtaatggtaattaaGCAGTCTTTACTATCTAAGTTAAAGTTTAAGAAGCTTAACTATCGTTAGTCGTTAACAACATAATCAACTCAAGCAAGCACGCTATTCTCTCTgtaatcaaaatcaaaatttgaCTAAAAAGAAATTGGTCTTCAATCCAAAATCAATTACAAATTGTTACATACGGATATGCAGAAGTTGGTGAATAAACAGCGTTCTTTTATTCATCAATTTTTGGTCAAACGAACCACAAGAAGCTTTAGTTTCAGCAGTAGCATTAATGATCCTGCTTCAATTGTGAGTTTTAATAATTAACTACTGCATTTTAACACTCGCTATAATATAATACACCATTTATTGATTGATTATACATTGGGGcaatttttaatttataatttaattttatatacacAGGTGATAGAGGAAAGCAATGCAaattcaaaaaccctaattctgAACAGACCCTCTGTCCTTAATGCCCTCACCACTCCCATGGTTTGATTTCCTCTGCTTTCTAAGTTCTATAAAATGAAATTCTATTGTGTTGTTAGTTGAATGGTAATGGGTCATACCTCTTTGTTAGAAGTTTGTTAGAGGTTGGGCAAATTCGATTCCCTGGGTtggcaacattgcacacaaggataTCCCTTATCTTAAATTTCAACCAAGGTTGCCTTTCGCACATTGTTGTGGGGGGTAGCGGGGAGGAGaggttttaccggccatgccctcgtATTGTTCCGTGTTTCCACCAGGGCAGCAGTTGAGGGCGGGTTATTCAACTGCGGAAGATGATCGCGTGGATGGTTAAGTCTGATCCCAAACTGCTGTTAAGAAAAACATGGTAATGTGATTATCAAAATTCCTTAATGATTTCTAAAAGTTGTTTTGAAGTTAAGTAAAAAAAACTTCCTCTGTCTCAAAATAAATTAAGTGTACACCCTTGTGTGATATATATTTGTTGTCTTAAAATAATTGTTCAACCGAAAAAAAATGataaagataaataaaaataaataaatatcagtTAGCTCTCTAATTTATCCTCATTTATTACTTTAATCATTTATTTCTTAAATAAATTCATTCAAAACAAAACTGACATTATCAAACATATTTTTAAATTCAAAAAATTTTCGTAGGGGCACTTATTCCGGGATGAAGAGAGTATGGAATATGAAAGAAACTTTAATTTTTTGTTTGAGAGATAACTGTGTGGAAATTTTGTTAATTAGTTAACActttttaaattttatatctaaTCATTTCGTGCGAAAGTATTATCTGTAGACAAAGATACCAAAATACACACTTATATGTGTTTAGGATTAATGTAAGTATTTAGTTGATACAAATTATTATAGGAAAATCAGTAACTTAATTCATCTTTGTTAAATTTGTGACGATAATATGAAAGAAGGAACTATTCGTATTCGTACAAATTATTAAAAGGCTAATGAATTATATGAAATAACTGAAACTTACAGATGAACAGGATACACAATCTGTATGAAAGATGGGAAGATGACCCTAATGTAGGTTTCGTGATTATGAAGGTGAGGATGACACTATACTTGTTTTGTAAAATTTTCATTTATTTGAAATATATGAAATAAGATTTTGTTTTTAGGGCAATGGCAATGCATTTTGTTCTGGCGCCGATATAATATCCGTACGTGATATGATTGTCAAAGGTACAATAAAAACGATCATAATCTATTTGCAATTAATGTGAAGTTCGTTTTATATCGACGTCAATGTGAACTCAAATTCATCTTGTGCAGGAAATATCGAAGGAAGCAAAGAATTCTTTCGGATGGTATATAGTTTTGCGTACTTTCTATCTACATTTCTAAAACCAAATGTGAGTACTATTGATTAtgaacatatattacatatatgtaaatattaaCGATTTCAAATCATTAAGTAGACATTTTATTTTGATGTTATGTTTAGGTGGCTATCTTAGATGGTATAACCATGGGTGGAGGGGCAGGAATTTCGATTCCAGGGACATTCAGAATTGTAACCGACAAAACTGTAAGCGTTAAGTTGTGGGCCCTCAGTAACTTCCATCTTTGCATTGTTTTTAATGTTTAATGTTTTTATGCTTTTAGATAAATTTCAAAATACCTATTTACTTCAGGTTTATTCTACCCCTGAAACATTAATCGGCCTTCATCCTGATGCGGGTGCTTCCTTTCACCTTTCACATCTTCCTGGTTATGTAGGTAGAGTATACCGTACCGATTATAAATATTAAGGATTATTCTAAcgacaacccttagggttgtcattaAGGTGCAAAAAAGACTTGAACTTTTTAATACCCGTCATGTAAATGTCAACATTAACCGCTTTGTATAACGCATAAATACATCTTAACGATATCCCTAATGGCTGTCGTTAGAAAAATCCTAAAAATAACTCTGCACAATAGACCAATAGTAAAGGGTTGGCTGACAGCGGTTATATAAAAACATAATTTTGTATGCAGGTGAGTATTTGGGTCTAACAGGTGACAGGCTCAATGGAGTTGAAATGTTGGCATGTGGGCTTGGTACACACCATTCACACGCAACGGTTAGTTCTTTGGGGCCTTTTTCTTTTATATCTAGCACACGATCAGTTTTTTTTCCGTTGTGTCCAATCTTTGAGCCTTTCAATTGCAGAATGTTCCGGAAATTGAAGAATCTCTCGCTAGTCTGATTACCGATGATCCTTCTGTCATTGAAACATCGCTCAAAAAGTACAGTGATTTTAGTTATCCAGATAAGAGCAGTGATTTTAGTTATCCAGATAAGAGCAGTGTTATCCAGAGGTAAATAACTaacttctcattattattattattttaattaataaaaagACATTTTTACTTATGCGAATTGAGTTGTTTTCTGGAAAATATCGACGATGTTAATCGGTTACCTAATTTTTTTTAGGATGGAGACAATTGATAAATGTTTCAGTCATGATAGTGTTGAGGAAATCATTGATGCACTGGTAAGATTGGAACATTTCACCCTTAAAGTTttgttttttgtgttcttgaaactTTTAGTTAAGATTATGAATCTAAAATTTAACAGGAGACTGGATCTGCCAAAACTCATGACGCGTGGTATGATTCGACCTTGAAGAAACTGAAATACGCCTCACCTTTAAGCTTGAAACTTTCCCTAAGATCAGTAAGCTCCTTAATTCTACAACCCGAAAGTCAAGTTATTATAATATTGATTATTTGTTAATTTCATGTTTAGATACGAGAAGGTCGCTTTCAAACTATTGATCAGTGCCTAAAACGTGAATACCGGCTGACATCACGAGCGGTGTCATGTCAGATATCAAGTAATAATTTCTGTGAGGGTGTTCGGGCACGAATGGTGGATAAAGATTTTGCACCCAAGGTACCAAGATTTTGTACTCCCTTCCTCCCAATTTAATAGTTCAGTTTTTCTTTTTGGGTTGTCTCAAATTACTCCAGTTCAACAAATAGATTAGAATAGTAAGATAAAGTTCTTTTGTACCCTTACCTTATGCATTTAATACAAAAATGTAGGTAAAAAGTTAGAGGTAAAACTGTAAAGTAACAAAAATACTATGCGATAATGAATTTTTTTAAACTGTGTTTTTTATTTGTGGACTATATTAAATGTCTTATTGACGCAAGAGGTTCAAAAACCTTTCTTAAATATCTCTTGTTGCCCAGAATCTTTATTTTTGCAATACTTGGCATTCAAGAAGTACGCCAAACATAATTATCACCTTGTTTTGTTTAATACAAACTAAATGTTTTGCCTTCGGAATCTACAG is from Rutidosis leptorrhynchoides isolate AG116_Rl617_1_P2 chromosome 10, CSIRO_AGI_Rlap_v1, whole genome shotgun sequence and encodes:
- the LOC139872047 gene encoding 3-hydroxyisobutyryl-CoA hydrolase-like protein 1, mitochondrial isoform X2, which codes for MQKLVNKQRSFIHQFLVKRTTRSFSFSSSINDPASIVIEESNANSKTLILNRPSVLNALTTPMMNRIHNLYERWEDDPNVGFVIMKGNGNAFCSGADIISVRDMIVKGNIEGSKEFFRMVYSFAYFLSTFLKPNVAILDGITMGGGAGISIPGTFRIVTDKTVYSTPETLIGLHPDAGASFHLSHLPGYVGEYLGLTGDRLNGVEMLACGLGTHHSHATNVPEIEESLASLITDDPSVIETSLKKYSDFSYPDKSSDFSYPDKSSVIQRMETIDKCFSHDSVEEIIDALETGSAKTHDAWYDSTLKKLKYASPLSLKLSLRSIREGRFQTIDQCLKREYRLTSRAVSCQISSNNFCEGVRARMVDKDFAPKWDPPSLEHVSQDMVDAYFSPISVSEHELELPTKQREAFL
- the LOC139872047 gene encoding 3-hydroxyisobutyryl-CoA hydrolase-like protein 1, mitochondrial isoform X1, with amino-acid sequence MQKLVNKQRSFIHQFLVKRTTRSFSFSSSINDPASIVIEESNANSKTLILNRPSVLNALTTPMMNRIHNLYERWEDDPNVGFVIMKGNGNAFCSGADIISVRDMIVKGNIEGSKEFFRMVYSFAYFLSTFLKPNVAILDGITMGGGAGISIPGTFRIVTDKTVSVYSTPETLIGLHPDAGASFHLSHLPGYVGEYLGLTGDRLNGVEMLACGLGTHHSHATNVPEIEESLASLITDDPSVIETSLKKYSDFSYPDKSSDFSYPDKSSVIQRMETIDKCFSHDSVEEIIDALETGSAKTHDAWYDSTLKKLKYASPLSLKLSLRSIREGRFQTIDQCLKREYRLTSRAVSCQISSNNFCEGVRARMVDKDFAPKWDPPSLEHVSQDMVDAYFSPISVSEHELELPTKQREAFL
- the LOC139872047 gene encoding 3-hydroxyisobutyryl-CoA hydrolase-like protein 1, mitochondrial isoform X3; this encodes MPSPLPWIHNLYERWEDDPNVGFVIMKGNGNAFCSGADIISVRDMIVKGNIEGSKEFFRMVYSFAYFLSTFLKPNVAILDGITMGGGAGISIPGTFRIVTDKTVSVYSTPETLIGLHPDAGASFHLSHLPGYVGEYLGLTGDRLNGVEMLACGLGTHHSHATNVPEIEESLASLITDDPSVIETSLKKYSDFSYPDKSSDFSYPDKSSVIQRMETIDKCFSHDSVEEIIDALETGSAKTHDAWYDSTLKKLKYASPLSLKLSLRSIREGRFQTIDQCLKREYRLTSRAVSCQISSNNFCEGVRARMVDKDFAPKWDPPSLEHVSQDMVDAYFSPISVSEHELELPTKQREAFL
- the LOC139872047 gene encoding 3-hydroxyisobutyryl-CoA hydrolase-like protein 1, mitochondrial isoform X4; this encodes MMNRIHNLYERWEDDPNVGFVIMKGNGNAFCSGADIISVRDMIVKGNIEGSKEFFRMVYSFAYFLSTFLKPNVAILDGITMGGGAGISIPGTFRIVTDKTVSVYSTPETLIGLHPDAGASFHLSHLPGYVGEYLGLTGDRLNGVEMLACGLGTHHSHATNVPEIEESLASLITDDPSVIETSLKKYSDFSYPDKSSDFSYPDKSSVIQRMETIDKCFSHDSVEEIIDALETGSAKTHDAWYDSTLKKLKYASPLSLKLSLRSIREGRFQTIDQCLKREYRLTSRAVSCQISSNNFCEGVRARMVDKDFAPKWDPPSLEHVSQDMVDAYFSPISVSEHELELPTKQREAFL